DNA sequence from the bacterium genome:
TCGGCCATCGCCGCGGTCGCCCCGATCATTGATGCGGATGACGACGAGATCGCGTTCTCGATCTCGACGGTCTTCCTGTTCAACGTGATCGCCGTGGTCATCTTCCCGCTCTTCGGCCACCTGATGCACATGACGGCCGAGGGCTTCGGCATCTGGGCCGGCACGGCCATCAATGACACCTCCTCGGTGGTAGCCGCGTCATACTCGTACGCCCAGCAGGCGGGCGACGTGGCCACGATCACGAAGCTGGCGCGCACCACGATGATCGTGCCGATCGCGCTGGGCTTCGCGCTGCTGGTCGCGCGACGCGCGCAGTCGGCGAACGACCCGGATGCCGACGGCGAGGCCGCGGGCTTCAGCTTCGTCCGCATCTTCCCCTGGTTCGTCCTCGGCTTCCTGGCGATGGCCCTGCTCAACAGCTTCGGGTTGCTGGGCGCGACCGCGCCGCGCTTCAGCCTGGCGGGCAAGCTGCTCATCACCGTCGCCCTCGCCGGCGTCGGCCTGGGCGCCAACCTGCGCAAGATCGTCAAGACCGGGCCGCGCCCGATCCTCCTTGGCCTGTTGGTGTGGGTCGCCGTGGCGCTGATCAGCCTGGGCGTGCAGTCGGTCTACAACCAGCTCTAGGCCAGCGCCACCCGCGTGGGCGCGCGTGTCCCCACGCGCGCAATCCGCGGGCTGGAAAGCCCGCGCTCCAAGCATGCCGCCCGCCACTCAAGGAGTCCCACCATGGGCAACTTCACCCTCACGGTCCTCAACGTCCCCGATGTCGGCCACGGCGTCGGCCTGGCGCTCGTCCTGCAGACCCCGACCGGCAAGACGATCCTGTATGACACGGGCTGCGGCTATCCGGAGGGCGGTGACTACGCCGCCGGACACAGCTCGGGGCGCGATCTCATCGCCCCCTGGCTCGCCGCGCGGGGCATATCCGAGCTGGACGCGGTCATCATCAGCCATGCCCACTATGACCACTTCGGCGGCCTGATCTGGCTCGTGGACCACATGCCGATCCACCGGCTCATTGACACGGGCTACGTCTTCCCCGGTCAGGCCGATGCGCACTACAGCGCGGAACTGGGGCACTACGAGCGGCTGCGCGCGATCTTCCAGGCCCGGCCGGGGGCGTACCAGGCGGCCGTGACCGGGGACCTGCTCGACCTCGACCCCGAGCTGGAGGTGGAGGTCACGGCCCCGCCGGCCGGCTTCTTCACCGACCCCGGCGCCGGCACCCACCAGGACTGGAACCCCGCGGCCCACTACATGCTCAACAGCAACTCGCTGGGCCTGCGTCTCCGCCACGGCGACGTCGTGTTCCAGCTACCGGGCGACATCGAGAAGGACGATCAGGCGCGCCACTTGATCCCCTCGCTACCCCCGGGGAAGCTCCGGTGCGACGTGTTGGTGGCGCCCGGCCACGGCCTGCACACCCACCCGAACTTCGTGGCGGCCACGCAGCCGCAGGTCGTGGTCGCGA
Encoded proteins:
- a CDS encoding putative sulfate exporter family transporter; the protein is MCVAIAAAATWLGLKVPLVGGPVFAILLGIVVGNALRVPDLNRPGIAFCSKKILQLAIIVLGGGLSLLQVYQTGAKSLAVMLTTLAAALLVAWALGRVLKVDRKLTSLVGVGTGICGGSAIAAVAPIIDADDDEIAFSISTVFLFNVIAVVIFPLFGHLMHMTAEGFGIWAGTAINDTSSVVAASYSYAQQAGDVATITKLARTTMIVPIALGFALLVARRAQSANDPDADGEAAGFSFVRIFPWFVLGFLAMALLNSFGLLGATAPRFSLAGKLLITVALAGVGLGANLRKIVKTGPRPILLGLLVWVAVALISLGVQSVYNQL
- a CDS encoding MBL fold metallo-hydrolase — its product is MGNFTLTVLNVPDVGHGVGLALVLQTPTGKTILYDTGCGYPEGGDYAAGHSSGRDLIAPWLAARGISELDAVIISHAHYDHFGGLIWLVDHMPIHRLIDTGYVFPGQADAHYSAELGHYERLRAIFQARPGAYQAAVTGDLLDLDPELEVEVTAPPAGFFTDPGAGTHQDWNPAAHYMLNSNSLGLRLRHGDVVFQLPGDIEKDDQARHLIPSLPPGKLRCDVLVAPGHGLHTHPNFVAATQPQVVVASLFPRWLESCSAVEGFEAIGARVYVTGRDGHVAITSDGERWAATAHAASE